Proteins co-encoded in one Metabacillus sp. KUDC1714 genomic window:
- the xylE gene encoding D-xylose transporter XylE encodes MKMKQSTRFIIFLSVVAALGGLLFGYDTAVISGAEQSLQVYFIDNLGLSTIFHGLTVSSALIGCVIGGLISGVLSNGIGRRNSLLVAAVLFFISAVLSGYPEFLFFTKGEPTIGLFIMFNIYRIIGGIGVGLASGLGPLYISETSPANIRGKLVTLNNLAIIFGMLAVYFVNWRIAAGQSLSWIHDIGWRYMFASEAIPAILFFGLLFLVPETPRYLISKNKDKEAMKILTKVNGSEKVAKEIYQEIKQTLDTPNSPKAGIFSYGKMVIIVGVLLAAAQQFVGINVILYYAPRIFANMGASADSSMLQTILIGVVNFIFVLIALILVEKWGRKPLLLLGSVGMAVGMFGVATLSFVDSMGLGALLFILVYVAFYNLSFGPLVWVLAAEIFPNKIRSQVMAITVVANWGSNLLISATFPSLLEISAGMAYSFYGVMCILSFIFVWKLVPETKGQTLEEIETHWKPKEVASNLSQRKIDL; translated from the coding sequence ATAAAAATGAAGCAAAGTACGAGATTTATTATATTTCTGTCTGTAGTTGCTGCGCTAGGTGGACTTTTATTTGGTTACGATACAGCCGTGATATCAGGTGCAGAACAATCATTACAGGTGTATTTTATAGATAATCTTGGTTTAAGTACAATATTCCATGGATTAACGGTATCTAGTGCACTTATTGGTTGTGTTATAGGTGGATTAATCAGCGGTGTGCTTTCTAATGGAATAGGTCGTAGAAACTCTCTTCTAGTTGCAGCTGTTTTATTTTTTATTTCCGCGGTACTTTCTGGATATCCTGAATTCTTATTCTTTACAAAAGGTGAGCCAACGATTGGTCTTTTCATTATGTTTAACATCTATAGAATTATTGGTGGTATAGGTGTTGGTTTGGCTTCAGGATTAGGGCCATTGTATATTAGCGAAACGTCTCCTGCAAATATTAGAGGGAAATTAGTAACTCTAAATAATCTAGCCATTATATTTGGAATGTTGGCTGTTTACTTTGTTAACTGGAGAATTGCAGCAGGGCAGAGTCTAAGTTGGATTCACGATATCGGTTGGAGATACATGTTTGCTTCCGAAGCAATTCCAGCAATATTATTCTTTGGCCTTCTATTTCTAGTGCCAGAAACTCCTCGTTATTTAATATCGAAAAATAAAGATAAAGAAGCAATGAAAATCTTAACGAAAGTTAATGGATCAGAAAAAGTAGCAAAAGAAATTTATCAAGAGATAAAACAGACGCTGGACACTCCTAACTCACCTAAAGCGGGTATCTTTTCATATGGAAAGATGGTCATTATTGTAGGGGTTTTATTAGCTGCAGCGCAACAGTTTGTAGGGATTAATGTAATTCTCTATTATGCACCACGTATATTCGCTAATATGGGAGCAAGTGCAGATAGCTCCATGCTTCAAACGATACTAATTGGGGTTGTAAATTTTATTTTTGTATTAATAGCACTAATACTTGTAGAGAAGTGGGGAAGAAAGCCCTTACTTCTACTAGGATCAGTTGGTATGGCTGTTGGAATGTTTGGAGTAGCTACTTTATCGTTCGTTGATTCTATGGGGTTAGGTGCTTTACTATTCATTTTAGTATATGTAGCTTTTTATAATTTATCTTTTGGTCCGCTTGTGTGGGTACTAGCTGCTGAGATTTTCCCTAATAAAATAAGAAGTCAAGTGATGGCTATAACAGTTGTTGCTAACTGGGGAAGTAATTTATTGATATCAGCGACATTCCCTTCTTTACTGGAAATAAGTGCTGGAATGGCTTATAGCTTTTATGGTGTAATGTGTATTCTTTCGTTCATTTTTGTATGGAAGTTAGTTCCTGAAACAAAAGGACAAACACTTGAAGAGATTGAAACACATTGGAAACCAAAAGAAGTGGCTTCTAATTTAAGTCAAAGAAAAATAGATTTATAG
- a CDS encoding LacI family DNA-binding transcriptional regulator, with product MKQPTIYDVAKEAGVAISTVSKVLNNTGSIGAKTRKKVEETMQKLNYQPSVAASVKKRIQTIGLLIPNIADPFMAEIARTIEDHGRKFGFSLMICSTDNDLDKEIEYVSILKQKYIDGIIIATGLKNTVALKELINSEIPVALLAREVPSLAVNTVVVNDFLGAFEATSYLIKLGHQKIAMVTEDIYFPVTKSRLDGYKQALEQAGINYNENLVTINNTSFTDALDSTVKLLNLPEPPTAIFASTEPLAIGAMQGARESGFDIPKDISIVGFDNSILAEMCYPQLTTVSQPIQEMGKKIIELLVEEIKDPKKLKQRIVMSPELVIRRTASEMNN from the coding sequence ATGAAACAACCAACTATCTATGATGTTGCAAAAGAAGCAGGGGTTGCTATTTCTACAGTTTCAAAAGTGTTAAATAATACAGGAAGTATTGGAGCAAAAACAAGAAAAAAAGTTGAAGAGACAATGCAGAAATTAAATTATCAACCTAGTGTTGCAGCATCAGTCAAAAAACGAATTCAAACAATAGGACTTCTAATTCCGAATATTGCAGACCCTTTCATGGCAGAAATTGCAAGAACAATTGAGGATCATGGGAGGAAGTTTGGTTTTAGTCTAATGATATGTAGTACTGATAATGATTTGGATAAGGAAATTGAATATGTCTCAATTTTAAAGCAAAAATATATTGATGGAATTATTATTGCTACCGGATTAAAAAATACAGTGGCGCTAAAAGAATTAATTAATAGTGAAATCCCAGTAGCTTTGCTAGCGAGGGAGGTACCATCACTAGCAGTTAATACGGTGGTCGTAAATGACTTTTTAGGAGCATTCGAAGCTACTTCGTATCTAATAAAACTAGGACATCAAAAAATTGCCATGGTCACTGAAGATATCTATTTTCCTGTAACTAAATCTAGACTTGATGGATACAAACAGGCTCTTGAACAAGCAGGCATAAATTATAATGAAAATTTAGTTACGATAAATAATACTAGCTTTACGGATGCTTTAGATTCAACGGTTAAACTATTGAATTTACCGGAACCTCCAACAGCCATTTTCGCATCAACTGAACCTCTTGCAATTGGAGCAATGCAAGGTGCTCGTGAATCTGGCTTTGATATTCCAAAGGATATTTCTATAGTAGGATTTGACAATTCAATTCTTGCTGAAATGTGCTATCCACAGTTAACGACTGTGTCGCAGCCAATACAAGAAATGGGTAAGAAAATAATTGAATTATTAGTTGAAGAGATAAAGGATCCAAAAAAATTAAAACAACGAATTGTTATGTCACCAGAACTAGTCATTCGAAGAACTGCAAGTGAAATGAACAACTAG